A window of Rattus norvegicus strain BN/NHsdMcwi chromosome 14, GRCr8, whole genome shotgun sequence contains these coding sequences:
- the Pramel38l1 gene encoding PRAME family member 8-like isoform X2 translates to MSIPTPLTLQMLARQSLLRNEDVAIFSLEEMPNVLFPALFKEAFEGRQTKLVKEMVATWPLPCLPVGALMKTPSLETFQAVLDGVDMRLTRKFHPRTKLQVLDLRNAHQSFWNIWAGAEESSCSAENWEEKQVVKVLPRYALRRQRVKVIVELCIWSCLDETQAYFLKWAQQRKGSLHFCCTQMTIWELPLIVLKEILNVFNPQHITELELNTEWNLSDLAHFAPYFGKMINLQKVFLAPLHKMTLSNSTETRDRETKCIKKFISQFSKFNCLQHLCMFCVHFLRDHMNQVLGSLMTPLETLSITYYLISQKDLDSLSRRQSLFQLKHLDLSGVVLCDLDIMPLRGLLEKVADTLETLDLKWCRMNDSQLYALLPALRHCCQLTMVNFYSNNFSMHILKDLLQHTINWSRINVELYPAPLECYDDLAQVSVERFALLCPEIVDTLRAIRQPKSISFATDTCQRCGEHYVYHNGSRLCCCWQ, encoded by the exons ATGAGTATTCCGACCCCACTCACACTCCAGATGCTGGCAAGACAGTCATTGCTCAGAAATGAGGATGTGGCCATATTCTCTCTGGAGGAGATGCCAAATGTGCTCTTCCCAGCACTGTTCAAGGAGGCCTTTGAGGGCAGACAAACCAAGCTTGTGAAAGAAATGGTGGCAACTTGGCCATtgccctgtctccctgtgggTGCATTGATGAAGACACCAAGCCTAGAAACCTTTCAAGCTGTGCTAGATGGAGTAGACATGCGACTGACAAGAAAGTTTCACCCCAG AACAAAACTACAGGTTCTTGATTTGAGAAATGCACACCAGTCCTTCTGGAACATATGGGCTGGTGCCGAGGAGAGCAGCTGTTCAGCAGAAAACTGGGAGGAAAAGCAAGTAGTGAAGGTCTTGCCCAGATATGCACTGAGGCGGCAGCGAGTGAAGGTCATAGTTGAATTGTGCATCtggtcctgccttgatgaaacaCAAGCATATTTCTTGAAGTGGGCCCAGCAGAGAAAGGGCTCCCTACATTTCTGTTGTACACAGATGACAATCTGGGAGCTGCCACTCATAGTTCTCAAAGAGATCTTGAATGTATTTAATCCACAACACATCACTGAATTAGAACTGAATACAGAGTGGAATCTGTCTGACCTGGCACATTTTGCTCCCTACTTTGGAAAGATGATAAATCTTCAGAAAGTCTTCCTGGCACCCCTCCACAAGATGACCCTCTCTAATAGCACTgaaacaagagacagagaaaccaagtgtATCAAGAAGTTTATATCTCAGTTCTCCAAATTCAATTGCCTCCAGCATCTCTGCATGTTCTGCGTCCATTTTCTTAGAGATCACATGAATCAAGTCCTAGG GTCCCTGATGACTCCCTTGGAGACCCTTTCAATCACATACTACCTAATTTCACAGAAAGACTTGGATTCCCTATCCCGCAGACAAAGCCTATTTCAGCTAAAACATCTGGATTTGAGTGGAGTGGTCTTATGTGATCTGGATATTATGCCTCTGAGAGGTCTCCTAGAGAAAGTGGCAGACACTCTTGAGACTCTGGATTTGAAGTGGTGTAGGATGAATGACTCCCAACTCTATGCCCTCCTACCTGCCCTCAGACATTGCTGTCAGCTCACCATGGTCAACTTCTACAGCAATAACTTCTCCATGCATATTCTGAAGGACCTTTTGCAGCACACAATCAACTGGAGCAGGATCAATGTGGAACTATACCCTGCCCCTCTGGAGTGCTATGATGACTTGGCTCAAGTATCTGTAGAAAGATTTGCCCTACTTTGTCCTGAGATCGTGGATACACTCAGGGCAATAAGGCAGCCCAAGAGCATCTCCTTTGCTACAGATACCTGCCAAAGATGTGGTGAGCACTATGTCTATCACAATGGGTCCAGACTTTGTTGTTGCTGGCAGTAA
- the Pramel38l1 gene encoding PRAME family member 18-like isoform X4: MSIPTPLTLQMLARQSLLRNEDVAIFSLEEMPNVLFPALFKEAFEGRQTKLVKEMVATWPLPCLPVGALMKTPSLETFQAVLDGVDMRLTRKFHPRRTKLQVLDLRNAHQSFWNIWAGAEESSCSAENWEEKQVVKVPDDSLGDPFNHILPNFTERLGFPIPQTKPISAKTSGFEWSGLM, encoded by the exons ATGAGTATTCCGACCCCACTCACACTCCAGATGCTGGCAAGACAGTCATTGCTCAGAAATGAGGATGTGGCCATATTCTCTCTGGAGGAGATGCCAAATGTGCTCTTCCCAGCACTGTTCAAGGAGGCCTTTGAGGGCAGACAAACCAAGCTTGTGAAAGAAATGGTGGCAACTTGGCCATtgccctgtctccctgtgggTGCATTGATGAAGACACCAAGCCTAGAAACCTTTCAAGCTGTGCTAGATGGAGTAGACATGCGACTGACAAGAAAGTTTCACCCCAG GAGAACAAAACTACAGGTTCTTGATTTGAGAAATGCACACCAGTCCTTCTGGAACATATGGGCTGGTGCCGAGGAGAGCAGCTGTTCAGCAGAAAACTGGGAGGAAAAGCAAGTAGTGAAG GTCCCTGATGACTCCCTTGGAGACCCTTTCAATCACATACTACCTAATTTCACAGAAAGACTTGGATTCCCTATCCCGCAGACAAAGCCTATTTCAGCTAAAACATCTGGATTTGAGTGGAGTGGTCTTATGTGA
- the Pramel38l1 gene encoding PRAME family member 8-like isoform X1, whose product MSIPTPLTLQMLARQSLLRNEDVAIFSLEEMPNVLFPALFKEAFEGRQTKLVKEMVATWPLPCLPVGALMKTPSLETFQAVLDGVDMRLTRKFHPRRTKLQVLDLRNAHQSFWNIWAGAEESSCSAENWEEKQVVKVLPRYALRRQRVKVIVELCIWSCLDETQAYFLKWAQQRKGSLHFCCTQMTIWELPLIVLKEILNVFNPQHITELELNTEWNLSDLAHFAPYFGKMINLQKVFLAPLHKMTLSNSTETRDRETKCIKKFISQFSKFNCLQHLCMFCVHFLRDHMNQVLGSLMTPLETLSITYYLISQKDLDSLSRRQSLFQLKHLDLSGVVLCDLDIMPLRGLLEKVADTLETLDLKWCRMNDSQLYALLPALRHCCQLTMVNFYSNNFSMHILKDLLQHTINWSRINVELYPAPLECYDDLAQVSVERFALLCPEIVDTLRAIRQPKSISFATDTCQRCGEHYVYHNGSRLCCCWQ is encoded by the exons ATGAGTATTCCGACCCCACTCACACTCCAGATGCTGGCAAGACAGTCATTGCTCAGAAATGAGGATGTGGCCATATTCTCTCTGGAGGAGATGCCAAATGTGCTCTTCCCAGCACTGTTCAAGGAGGCCTTTGAGGGCAGACAAACCAAGCTTGTGAAAGAAATGGTGGCAACTTGGCCATtgccctgtctccctgtgggTGCATTGATGAAGACACCAAGCCTAGAAACCTTTCAAGCTGTGCTAGATGGAGTAGACATGCGACTGACAAGAAAGTTTCACCCCAG GAGAACAAAACTACAGGTTCTTGATTTGAGAAATGCACACCAGTCCTTCTGGAACATATGGGCTGGTGCCGAGGAGAGCAGCTGTTCAGCAGAAAACTGGGAGGAAAAGCAAGTAGTGAAGGTCTTGCCCAGATATGCACTGAGGCGGCAGCGAGTGAAGGTCATAGTTGAATTGTGCATCtggtcctgccttgatgaaacaCAAGCATATTTCTTGAAGTGGGCCCAGCAGAGAAAGGGCTCCCTACATTTCTGTTGTACACAGATGACAATCTGGGAGCTGCCACTCATAGTTCTCAAAGAGATCTTGAATGTATTTAATCCACAACACATCACTGAATTAGAACTGAATACAGAGTGGAATCTGTCTGACCTGGCACATTTTGCTCCCTACTTTGGAAAGATGATAAATCTTCAGAAAGTCTTCCTGGCACCCCTCCACAAGATGACCCTCTCTAATAGCACTgaaacaagagacagagaaaccaagtgtATCAAGAAGTTTATATCTCAGTTCTCCAAATTCAATTGCCTCCAGCATCTCTGCATGTTCTGCGTCCATTTTCTTAGAGATCACATGAATCAAGTCCTAGG GTCCCTGATGACTCCCTTGGAGACCCTTTCAATCACATACTACCTAATTTCACAGAAAGACTTGGATTCCCTATCCCGCAGACAAAGCCTATTTCAGCTAAAACATCTGGATTTGAGTGGAGTGGTCTTATGTGATCTGGATATTATGCCTCTGAGAGGTCTCCTAGAGAAAGTGGCAGACACTCTTGAGACTCTGGATTTGAAGTGGTGTAGGATGAATGACTCCCAACTCTATGCCCTCCTACCTGCCCTCAGACATTGCTGTCAGCTCACCATGGTCAACTTCTACAGCAATAACTTCTCCATGCATATTCTGAAGGACCTTTTGCAGCACACAATCAACTGGAGCAGGATCAATGTGGAACTATACCCTGCCCCTCTGGAGTGCTATGATGACTTGGCTCAAGTATCTGTAGAAAGATTTGCCCTACTTTGTCCTGAGATCGTGGATACACTCAGGGCAATAAGGCAGCCCAAGAGCATCTCCTTTGCTACAGATACCTGCCAAAGATGTGGTGAGCACTATGTCTATCACAATGGGTCCAGACTTTGTTGTTGCTGGCAGTAA
- the Pramel38l1 gene encoding oogenesin-3-like isoform X3 — MSIPTPLTLQMLARQSLLRNEDVAIFSLEEMPNVLFPALFKEAFEGRQTKLVKEMVATWPLPCLPVGALMKTPSLETFQAVLDGVDMRLTRKFHPRSLMTPLETLSITYYLISQKDLDSLSRRQSLFQLKHLDLSGVVLCDLDIMPLRGLLEKVADTLETLDLKWCRMNDSQLYALLPALRHCCQLTMVNFYSNNFSMHILKDLLQHTINWSRINVELYPAPLECYDDLAQVSVERFALLCPEIVDTLRAIRQPKSISFATDTCQRCGEHYVYHNGSRLCCCWQ; from the exons ATGAGTATTCCGACCCCACTCACACTCCAGATGCTGGCAAGACAGTCATTGCTCAGAAATGAGGATGTGGCCATATTCTCTCTGGAGGAGATGCCAAATGTGCTCTTCCCAGCACTGTTCAAGGAGGCCTTTGAGGGCAGACAAACCAAGCTTGTGAAAGAAATGGTGGCAACTTGGCCATtgccctgtctccctgtgggTGCATTGATGAAGACACCAAGCCTAGAAACCTTTCAAGCTGTGCTAGATGGAGTAGACATGCGACTGACAAGAAAGTTTCACCCCAG GTCCCTGATGACTCCCTTGGAGACCCTTTCAATCACATACTACCTAATTTCACAGAAAGACTTGGATTCCCTATCCCGCAGACAAAGCCTATTTCAGCTAAAACATCTGGATTTGAGTGGAGTGGTCTTATGTGATCTGGATATTATGCCTCTGAGAGGTCTCCTAGAGAAAGTGGCAGACACTCTTGAGACTCTGGATTTGAAGTGGTGTAGGATGAATGACTCCCAACTCTATGCCCTCCTACCTGCCCTCAGACATTGCTGTCAGCTCACCATGGTCAACTTCTACAGCAATAACTTCTCCATGCATATTCTGAAGGACCTTTTGCAGCACACAATCAACTGGAGCAGGATCAATGTGGAACTATACCCTGCCCCTCTGGAGTGCTATGATGACTTGGCTCAAGTATCTGTAGAAAGATTTGCCCTACTTTGTCCTGAGATCGTGGATACACTCAGGGCAATAAGGCAGCCCAAGAGCATCTCCTTTGCTACAGATACCTGCCAAAGATGTGGTGAGCACTATGTCTATCACAATGGGTCCAGACTTTGTTGTTGCTGGCAGTAA